Part of the Georgenia sp. TF02-10 genome, CGCCAGCGGGCCGACACCGCGCAGCCGGGCCTCGGCGCCGTCCAGCCAACGGATCACCGCGTCGAGGCGGAAGAGCTCCGCGTCCACCACCAGCAACAGGCTGACATCGCTCGGATCGGCGTCGGCCTTGACCGCGGTGAAGTGCTGCATCATCACCACCAGCCGGCGACGGTGCGCCTGGATCAGCTCCGTCACGTCGACGCCCGGCACCCGCAGGGCGACCAGCACCTTGATCACCAGCTCGTCCCGCGGCGGCACGCCGGTGTCTGGCGGCGGCCCGAGCCACGTCGTCAGCTCCTGGCGGCCCGCCGCGGTCAGGCGGTAGGTCTTCTTCGGGCCCTCGCCGGGGTCGCCGGTGGACTCCACCAGCCCGTCGCGCTCCAGCCGCTGCAGCGTCATGTACACCTGCCCGACGTTCAGCGGCCAGACCTCGCCCGTGCCGGCCTCGAACTCCTGGCGCAGCTGCAGCCCGTACTTCGGCCCCTCGCTCAGCAGCGCCAGCAGCCCATGCCGCACGCTCACTCGTCCACCTTGACCATACCGGGGACTATAACGAGTAGAGTGGCGGTCGACAAGGGGCTCCTGCAGGGTCAATGCAGCTCGGCGGCTGAGCCCTCAGCCTCGGGTCGGCGTGGCTCGGGTGGGGCACGGGCCGCCCGCACGAGCACCGTCCGCCCAGCCGCTCTGACAAGTCCCCGCCACGGGGAGTCCACCTGGTCCACCCACGAGACGATCTCGCTGTCTCATTGGCAGACAGTCGGCGCCATCCGTCATCCGCATCGGAGGGCAGGCGCGCTACCCCTCATCACCTTCAGCGCCCTCGCCGTGGAAAGAGGGGAGGTAAGAGATGCCGACGAGCATCCCTTCCGGACTCAGCAGACGAGCAGTTGTTTGGCCCCAGGGCTCTTGGTGCGCCTCGGTCAGAATCTCCTGCCCCTTGGCGCGTAGCTCCTCGACCGCGCCTGCGACAGCCTCGGGAGAAGACACCTCGAGCTCGATCCAGGCTTGCGGGATGGGCCGGT contains:
- a CDS encoding PadR family transcriptional regulator, with the protein product MSVRHGLLALLSEGPKYGLQLRQEFEAGTGEVWPLNVGQVYMTLQRLERDGLVESTGDPGEGPKKTYRLTAAGRQELTTWLGPPPDTGVPPRDELVIKVLVALRVPGVDVTELIQAHRRRLVVMMQHFTAVKADADPSDVSLLLVVDAELFRLDAVIRWLDGAEARLRGVGPLAFPATPAPVPARRRRRQGVGR
- a CDS encoding glyoxalase; this encodes MEIAFVAGFGPISAEPTVTLDFWARRIGVPFEEIAPGYHHASGLDGVKAFALWPLSQAAQATFGTDRWPEDRPIPQAWIELEVSSPEAVAGAVEELRAKGQEILTEAHQEPWGQTTARLLSPEGMLVGISYLPSFHGEGAEGDEG